From the Xiphophorus couchianus chromosome 11, X_couchianus-1.0, whole genome shotgun sequence genome, the window CCCTGAAGGCAATCTAGAAATCACATTTTAGGAAAACCTCTCACTGGCTTTTTCTGAGCTGCAACTGCCAAATAACATCCAAGATGGAAAGAAATCTTCCACGGAAAGAAAATCGACTCAAAAACGGCATGCAAACATGATACGTACCAGAAGAGGGGCAAACAAACGCAGCCTGCCAACATGAAGCCCACCTGAAGCATCCGCCAGTCTCTCACAAAGAACGCGAGCAAGGGTAGGAGTGTGTAGCCCACCGCGAAGAAAAGACACACTCCAGCAGTGGAGAAAAATGTTCGGACCTGCGGACCTAAAATTTCTGCTCctgaacacaaaaatatatcacattaaatttaaatgtgtttgggGGATTGGTTGGGCACACAGGAATTGACATACCTAGAACAAATGCAACCAAGTAATTGGAAATTTGTTCCACTCCAAGTAGAAAATACAAGACGACAAACATGATCCAGCTTGAAGAAAAAACCTGAATCAGTGTTGTGACTACTTGTAGTCCTATGGTACCAAACATCACCATTTTCCTCCCAAATCTGAAATGAACACAAAGCAGAGAGAAGTTGGTGAAAATTTAGTTACATTCTGTAGCATTAATGTAGTGAAAGCCAAAcccttttctacattttgttctGGACACTTAACTACTGAGAAATGATCACTTACTGTAGGAATGGagtctgttgaagttttaaatgattaGATCTGATTTTATCCGATGGCTAACATTTAGCCGTGACATTTGTAATGTGCCAGCTTGACGGGAGATctgaagcttactggaaatggGACAACACCACAGAAGTACCGAGGCAAACAACATCTTTCTcaccataaaatgttttaaacattccAGACTGAATGGCTTCAATTACTTTCTCCACTGCTGACTTGCGTGAAGTTTACCTAAATATTTTCTAGATTacgcattttaaaaaaactgcatttttttttaaatgtataaaactggAACAGTGATTGCCTCGGGCTAAGTTCAGTTCTTGTAAGAAATATTTAGTCTGCAACCTGTCGGAGAGCTGTCCTGAAACGAAGGAGCCAGCAAGAATGccaccaaaaaacaaagaagaagtgAGAGGCTTCTTCCAGCTTTCATCACACACCAGGTTCcactgtcaaaaataaacacaaataagttACATTCAGGTTGGtcaataatttacaaaaagcaAGAAACAGTAGCATCACCAAATCAGTTAATGGAGGTAACGGGAACCTTCACCCAATTTTTATGACAACTTTAAGTTCCCTAAAGTACTTTTGGTTTATCCAATTATGGACCAAAAATGTTGGAATTTTTGGTTCTGGATTTGATATCAGGGatatttaccattttattattttttagaactTGACTTGTTGTCACAGCTGAGTGCAGATATGTTCATTAACAATTTCTATTTTTGCGTGTTTGGTCATTTTTATCCTTCACAGAATGGGACTTTTGGGTGTCCATGCTACAGAGTCATTCTCAAACAAagtaaattataataatttattgattttaattataaatatacTCAAAACTTTGAGTATATTTgagtaaattataaaaataactcaaaactttCAGCATTGCATAATGGATTTGGTTGTGTTTTGCAGGGGATCTTtataaacaaaatctgaaagtcTTCCTGGATGTGAACCTGGACAAAATCCCCACAGCATCCATTAAATCCACACACCTCGGAGACAATAGTAGATGTATACACGCTGTGGTCAAACTCCCATCCGTCCAGGCAGCTTTCTTTCGGCACGTTGGACAGATTAACGTCCAATCCGGGCAAAAAGCCTCTCTCCGagtaatttaataaatattccaCTTTGTATCTGGAGCACTTGCTGGGCACCAAAGCGCCGTCCCGGGTCGCATCCTCCTCCAGCGGGATGCTGCTGTTCCTCCAGGCGGCGCTGAGGTTCAGGTGCGCGGGCAGCGCGCAGCGGTGATCCGGCGTGCCGGCCAAAAACACCACAGACAGCGCAGTGAGTCCGTTAGGGATGAAGCTcaggcagaggaggaaaaacGTCCGCTGCTGGAAAGGTCCCCATTCTCCGAGGAAAGATGTCGCCGCCTCATAGTCAGTGATTTTGCTGGTGTCAGAAGTTGCAGCGGGCATTTCGAGTCCGGCGCATGGATGACTGCGCGCAGGTTGAGGATTTCTCTAGTTTATTTCCTGCTGTGAATCTGTCCAACCCACAACTCGCTGTGACAAGATTtggagtgttttttgttttgtgcttctttttcctCCGAAAACAACTAAGATTCTGATAGGAGTCATTTGTCCTTGATTACTGTGGATCCATAAACTACAATTCCCAATGAAGACAACAAAGAAAGCATTTCATTTGTTGAGTTTTagagttttgcttttaaatcaACATCCAAATTTAACCTAACTAAAGTTTTTTTAGAATTCATTTTCTACCATCTTCAGAGACAGAAAATCAAATTATCTCCTTTTAATCAGAGATCATGCACTGACTCAGCCCACATGGCTTTTAAAGAATTTGTGACTTTAATAACTCCTCCTTGGTGCAACATGACCTTTTTTAAACTCTTCCTACTGAATggaagaggtttttttttttttttttttccactataGAAGATGccattaaattagattttatggTTTATGGAACTGGCTGGGTTAATCTGGTTATCCAGTAATGCAGGCTGTTTCAGATCAGGTGTTTCTACTCTGGGCAGTGGCTGTTTATTCCTCAACATATCTCAACAGCAAATCTAAAACAAACGATTCAAAAATGAGCTTTTCTTCTCTAATCATAGTATCTTTAAAACAGTGTGAGACTCCCATGgcaatgttgttttaaattaggATAATCTAGAAAAATGAAGCATCCACAGAACTACTGCTGCCGGTAGACCGTGACGTCTTGATCACCTGGTTTGTAAGATTTACTTAGGATttggttacaaaataaatatttttgtgtaaacagACCTAAACGAAGTCCCAATGTGTCTTCGTGCTgctacttttctcttttcttaatgttttgcTTTAGAGTATATAAGTGGAGGTGGTTCATCTGAGAACCATCAGGTTTGGAAATACAATTATTTAACTCGGCTCCTATTTTAATCACTTTCTTTTCTCTATTCAAGTTACATTTCTGTCCATTTAATTTCTGTTCTATTTCAAGCAAGTTTTAACTTGCAACTGATAAAAGAAACACACCCAACATCAGTGAATTCACAGACAGGTTGTACAGTACAATCTTCACAATAtctttaagtgaaataaaaacacagataaacatgtacttttatttcagaaagaaatgtcAGCATGACATTCTGCTAGAAATCCACTACTGGAGCTTCATTAGTGGTGGGAGTAATGTTACTCTTATTACATTTAGTTTCAGCAACCAGCCACTGGCTTAAAGGTCAACTGTTCTAATGTCATGATAATTATctgaaggagaaaagaaacattcatcACAACTACCAGGTCAACTGAAACCTAACAGACCTCAGCCATCATCATGcaagttaaagtttaattgCACCTCCAATCACACAATGGGCCAATGGGATAGAAATGTTATTTAGTAAAGGGTTTAATGCCTTTGCACAAAGAGGAGTGTCTTTTAGTTGGATCTAAACAAGAAGACCAAGGAGCCGTGGGTTACATGTTGTGACCCTGAAGAGAAGATACAGTAGGCTTTCAGTCTGAGAGAAATACTGTCAGGCTGCCAAAATAGGTCTGAAGTAAAAGTcggctttatttttttcatgtttaaaaatgtctgtaattTTACCCCCAAAAAGTTTATCGTAGTTAGACacatatttaaactttatttgtctccctctctgctctccttGTAGATTTTTCTGATGTTCGAGTTGAAGGCCAGCATGTAGCAGCGTGTGGGAAGAGTTGCTGAATGCCACAAGAGCAACAAGTTGGCAGACTATGGCACATTTCTGTCCTTGAGTTTCTTGAGCTTTTAGCACCCTCTGGTGGAAACTAGAGGAAATGTTTCTAATCTGGTGAACGACGAGATTAAAAAACTGGAGACTCTGATGCTGTAAAAGTGTTATAAACTACTGTAGTTTGTAATGCTAATGTTTCTCTTATTTACTTAACTCAAAATGACTTAGCTTCTAATTCCAACTCTATATTTCCATCTATCCttctgaataaaatgcagcacaaCTGAGATATTCTTATTTTAACTACAATTTAAAGAGGTGTAACTAGGAAATGTGTAACAAGTCTGTTGGAATCTGAAGCTCATGGTTGAAAGTCAGTTATGAAggaaaaatgtctgcaaatgtAGCTTAGAGGCTGCAAGTAGGGATTAGTGATGGCATTAAGATAATTATCTTTTCTATCAATATTATCAATATGTTTGGgtcttttacatttcaacacGCATTTTTGCATCTACTCAATACTTGAAATTTTAtcgaaatatttcaaaaacaatgtgcatgttttaataattcagaaatTCAAACTATTTGCGTTAAACAAGAATATAAATTTAAACATAGAAACTAACGCTGAAGAAAAATGAGCTGCCTTTCAATGTCACTGCATGGATCCTCTATGATATATTGCTTAAGCTTACTTTACTTTAAACCGATTAAAATAATTGGCCCAGAGTTGAACTGCTTTGGaaaatcttcctgttaaagggaagttttgcTATTTGGAAAGTCTGTCCTGTTTTGATatgagtttgacactcctgcTCTAGGGAGTAGAAATCTggttttcatcatttcatccaCATACATTTGCTTGCCTACATCGCCCTCTGGCGGTAACGTAGATTAAAGCCTTTCGGTCTTAAAATAATCCTCTGCCTTTAAAACCTGGTGAACAGCAGActcaaaggttttaaaatgagtAATGCAAATTTTATTGGAGTAATTTTAGTGCTCAACATAAATCCAGCAGCTTGAATATTGGATCGCCTTCAGTCTCCCTGGTCAattcaatgtttcttctttGGACCGTTTCTGACGCCCCACAACAACGCGCCGACCCAGTCACCTAGTCATCATTGTTTGACTCATCAAAttctcacattttcacattttttcacaagGACTTAAGACCAAGATGATGACAATCTGACAATTTCACAGTGTTGGATGTAAAACCAAAATTTAAGGTAAAGACTAACCTGTATTTGAGTAACTTTACtttataaactttttattctgctacatcattttcagtttatcaGCACTATCGACTGTGGCTGAAGTTGTATTAATGGTAACAGTGATGCACAGTAGAACGGTGCAGGTATTGGTACGGTATGTTAATGGTGTTCATGGAAATGTTGGACAaagaatcatttaaaatgtttttctgtttggtttcccACATCAGATGgaatttttcatttctgcactCCTGGACTTCATGGCTGCTGATTGATTTGAGGGCTGCTCCTTCTGACCAGAGACTtttcttctgcagctttttccTCATCTTTAGTGTTTGGTGTCTTTTGACAACATCTGGAGAAACATAAAAACGTAAGTGGTCATCTCGCCCATGACTTTCAGCACATCTGCATCCTTCATACACATGTTGCCAATTTATCTACATGAAGCATTTGAAGGAGCGACTCCATTACCTGAGCTTTTTTTGAAGGCATAATTCTATTagcttttgtacatttccgaaatcaaagaaaataaaaaaaatactgcaccAAGTAATCTGGTGTTTACCAAGGTAAAGCAGTTTTTTAATgatcctaactgacctaaaacagaaaaggttcaagttccataaaagagaaaaacaaacatttatgttcagagtgtgtaaatgtctggttttaactgTAGATGTCACATTTTAAACAGCTGCAGTTCTCTTCCTATCCTTCATGTTGCCAGCTAATGCTATGCtcaatttatatgtatattgacaaaaataatgaaagaaaaacatactttaCAGCACGAAAACACTTTCAAAATCACAAATACGCTTTTTGCTGAGGATTGTCAACTTGATTATTCATTATGCTAAAGTTAGTTTCTGTTCCTGGTCGGTCTAGTTTTACAGTTAGAGCTCCAACATGATGAGTGTCAGGTTGATGACTGAACATTGTGTTTCACCTTAGAATACAGACaaaatactttgaataattaaaccCCATTTATCCTACGCCAGCTCAACAAGCCatcaaatgtattttcctttttctgaaaaatataagtaaatCTTTGTAATATTATTCCAAGATCAGgcttgtaaaatatttaaaatgaatatttaaaatgacccTCCAGAGGCCTGGAGGGTCAGTCTTACCCAGGAAACTGCTGCATGTGACTGATTGTGTCCGGCAGCGGCATTCCAAAGCTCTCAGGCAGCAGGAGGCTCAGCAACCCCGCCACAGCGGTCAGGCTTCCCATTAGGATGTAAGGCAGGGAGACCGAATAGGTTCCTGTGTCGCAACATCAAACGGAGGAGAAAGGATAGTGAAAAACAACCTTGTCTACAATCAATGGACTGCTCAGCTGCTGtaaaccacaaaacaaacaaagtcaGACAATTACAGAGAGTTTTTGTCTCCAAGTGACTGGTTGATGGTGTATTTCTGCCTTGGGCTCTACTTGGTTGTAAAATGTGGTTTCCTCCTCGATTACAAAGATCTTAAAGCACAGCAGGTGGCGTTACACAGATAAGTCCTCAATTCTAGGACCCcgtatttatttccatccattaTCTACACCTGCTTATCCCTGTAGGGTCAGTAAAGCTGGTGGCCATATCCAGGgatagacacacacactcacccctatGGGCATCTTACACACCAAAATTACCCTAACATGTTTGTGGGCAGTGGAGCTAAAGCGTTAGCACCCTATAAAAACCACAGTATAAACgtgaagaaaatgcaaattccCCACAGAAACCAAACCACAATCTGAGTTTATGTCCTTCTTTCTGCAGGTCGTCTGGAGATTTAGTTTTACCTCTCTGACTTTCTGCTGACTGAATGGTGATGAGTGTCAGGACCTTGGGCTGTTTTTGGATTTTGGGCTTATAGTTTTGATTATTatctgtttgctttattttccttgtgtctgttttactttagttcagtcTTTCAGTCTTCATTTTTCTAGTTAGATTTAGTTTATTCATTCCTTCTGCTCAGTTATTCTTTGTTTCagttagatttgtttttctagttCCCGTTTGTTTATCTCCCTCGCCCCTTGTGCCTTCCTCCCCCCCCCAGCCTGCcttctgcactgcaaaaatacaaaacgtTACCAAGtaatttggtctagtttctagtgtaaatatcttagtgcacttgcaataaaacaaaacttacttacaagtaactttttaagcaagttataagagcttgttttaagtcaatatttccttaatatgaTTGAAATAtctctagttccattggcagattatttcaccaaattcattttttctatgttacaagtgaaataatctaccaatggaactagaacttttttgttaatattaaggaattattcacttaaaacaagtgCCTAAATCTAGCttaagttatttgtaagttagttttgtcttttttcaatgtactaagatatttgaagtaaaaaatcagaacaaaatatttggtaagattattttttttgaagtgtgctctctcccctcacacctgcaaccttTAGCCAATCAGCTCAGGTCTATTGTTCCAGCATTCTCCCTCCCAGTACTTGGCCACCTCTCTCTCACCCACTCCTGTTCCCTGGATCCCTGCAGTCTCCTCCCAGTTTTTTGTacgttttttgtattttcaattaaaactctttttctttatctccTTGCATGTAGTTAAACTTGGGTTATCATCCAACCTTTGTTATCACTGTTCCACTTGTTCTACAAAACGTTTTAACTATTTCTCTGTCTGCAGATGTAGGAAAGTTCAAACTCCCAGGTTTTCACTTGCTCTCATTTCATGACTGAagaacataaacacacatttggTTTACGTAAATaccaagtttttattttcctattttgaaGAGTGCCTTTATGCCACATAGTCATGGCCAAGTAACACAAAGTTGAATGTTGCTACTTAAAACTACagctaaaaacatatttattcaaagGCCTTTTAACATGTTTACACCTGAAAATACTCCTAAAACTGGACGggtgttttaaaataagaaaccaACACTAAGACAACTAGAGAGATCAGgagaaaaatcataaaaacttAAAGTGCAATCACTTGAACTGACCActatattaatacatttatcaGTTCTTAACTCATTAACCTAATGAAGCAAAAGAAGATGACAGACTTACGTAAATAGATGAAAAATGGAGCAATAATGCTGCCTATCCTGGAGGCCATGGAGCAGGCGCCGACAGCCGTGTTCCTCAGCACAGTGGGGTACAGCTCTGCTGTGTAGGCGTACACAACGGCAAAGGCAGTGGACACCGCAAACTTCCCCAACATCTCAAACGTTATGGACAGAGCAGCTAAGTctacagcaaataaaacatgaatttaattagtttatacaacaaaatatgataaaactGTGTAAACAGTAATTTCATACGTGCTGGTACGAGCTGTATGATGAGTAGAAACAACCCTCCTGAGGAGAGTGATGAGAAAACACTCATTCGTCTGGAGCACCAGCGAAACATAACCCAGGACAGAATGTAGGCTGGCATCTCCATCAGGGCGGACAGGAAGCAGTTGAAGTAGGCGTTTCCGTTGAGGTTCGCCGTGTTCAGGGAAAGGGCAAAGTAGGCGATGGTGATGGTGTTCCTGAAGCATGaatccaaaaatattaaatctttaCGTGTTAGAATATTTTAGTCAGaatattaactttatatttgttgaatgcataattgcattttaaactaACTGTAAAGTTTCCACCTCaagctgctttttttattttctacattagaaatatttattcattccaACAAATGATGTGGTTGTAAGACAACCACATCTTATACATTATTATGTTATAATTACAAAGTTCTACTtaaatcatttcatatttttacaaatcgtaaacataaaaaagtctttgttatgctttattttaggtaaaaaaGTCctgtatttgtaaaaactatTCCAAGAAAACTTGTAGTTTGAAACATTGTTCCTTGTAAtagttaaaaaaatcaaactgcaCTTGTTGTTCCACTCAGGACACACAGTGcatcctgctgtgtttttgcaTAAATCCTGGTTTCCATCATAGCAGTCGCTGCACAGAACTCGACGTGTCTTTGATGTTCACAAAAAAGCTCTGAAATTTACTTTACATGACACATGAACAAAAGGTGACACATGGAAGGACTGTGTGTGTACTGCATGTGCAGAACTGTATCTAATCAaagtgtgtgcttgtgtgtatCTAACtgtagtgtgtgtgtatgtgtgtgtgtggaatgTGGAGGCCCACTGGGACTGCATGGACTCACCAGATCACCCACAGCGTGATCGAGATCCAGCGGATGTTTGGAGAACGGAGCAGGTCACAGATGTTGCAGGGCCTCCTCTCCTCAGTCTTCACTCTGTTCTGCGGAGCAGCGGAGCATGAAGAACAACAACAGACGTCTAATTAACAAGCTGAGACATCAGCCAAGAGGTACCGTAATGACACTGAGGCTTTTGAGTTTGCTCCCACTTGCTGAGGGAACTTGTAGTTTCTACCAACTTTGTACATCCAGAGatggaaaccttttttttctgcagtcagTTGTGAAAAGCATGCTTTCATCCTTGCCACTGATTCTCCAATTCATTTtaatctgggctttgactgggccctTTTACTACTAAATAATGCAGTGATCAGCATCTTTACATTGTTGGTCTACCTATAATTGTCAGAACTCTAAACTTCTTTGTTGGGTTGGAAAATTGTCTCCTATTCAGCTTCATCTGTCCAAGCATAAAATCTGacccattttaaaaaagcaacccCACAGGATGATGTTGCCATTACCATGTTTCCAGTGgggatgttttttgtttgtttccaggtTATCGTTACTTTGCTTtccagattttctttatttgaccAGATTGTTTTCTACAGCCATGTTCCTTAAGGTTTCTTACTCTTCACATTTATCCACTGGtttttgtggttataatgtttTCAAGGCAAGTTGAAAATGTTATGgtgcatgtactgtatatttgcaAGAGAGGAATCCAAATGTAGAGGGAAAAACTGCAAGGAGTTGTATCCCTTAATTATTTCCTATCTTGGAACAATTAAACTGCAAAATAAGTTGTAATATgtatcaaaataataatattcctTTAACAATAAGAAGCTAATTCCTGAATATATTTTGCTTCCAAGaacacacaaaaactgaaaattgaaaaatatatctatatttacatCCACTCACAACTAATCTAAGTAGTTTCATTTATGATACTCCAGAGGCTGTTTCTTTACAGTTTAATTATAGcaattatttgattaaaacattttgaaaaattgacaaatttgtctttacaaaatatttaggCTGTAGGAAACTGCAGTAGATGTTTAAATTTCTCTAATGAAGGATGTTCTCACCTGTAAAGAGCTAAAGATGACTGTTGGAGGCTCAATGTTGTTCATTTCAGCTGCATTTCTCAGTATGGCCTCGGCTTCTTCTGTTCTTCCTTGAGAGAGCAACCATCGAGGAGACTCTGGAATGAACCTGCAACaaagtcaacaagaaaaaagctaaattattttagagaATAATGATGAATCTAAATCAATCTGAGCACATAATGAAATGCAAGAGA encodes:
- the LOC114153182 gene encoding solute carrier family 22 member 5-like, with the protein product MPAATSDTSKITDYEAATSFLGEWGPFQQRTFFLLCLSFIPNGLTALSVVFLAGTPDHRCALPAHLNLSAAWRNSSIPLEEDATRDGALVPSKCSRYKVEYLLNYSERGFLPGLDVNLSNVPKESCLDGWEFDHSVYTSTIVSEWNLVCDESWKKPLTSSLFFGGILAGSFVSGQLSDRFGRKMVMFGTIGLQVVTTLIQVFSSSWIMFVVLYFLLGVEQISNYLVAFVLGAEILGPQVRTFFSTAGVCLFFAVGYTLLPLLAFFVRDWRMLQVGFMLAGCVCLPLFWFIPESPRWLLSQGRVEEAEVIIRNAAKMNRIESPPVIFRPLKNEGRTEETRVHNICDLLRSPNIRWLSVTLWLVWNTLTIAYYALSLNTANLHGNPFINCFLSAVIEIPAYALSWVMFRWCSRRLSHFSALFAGGFFIFIIQFIPRHLVALSITFEMLGKFAVSTAFAVVYAYTAELYPTVLRNTAVGACSTASRIGSIVAPYFIYLRTYSVSLPYIVVGSLTALTGLLSLLLPESFGMPLPDTISQMQSFPGCCQKRRYVLTSTKEEENAAEEKSLARQQ
- the LOC114153181 gene encoding solute carrier family 22 member 4-like — its product is MPPDSSAANKVTDYEAATSFLGEWGAFQRRVFFLLSLSVVPNGLTAFSIVFLADTPDHRCALPAHLNLSAAWRNSSIPLEEDAIRDGALVPSKCSRYKVENLLKYSERGLLPLDVNLSNVPKESCLDGWEFDHSVYTSTIVSEWNLVCDESWKSPLTSSIFFCGVFTGSLISGQLSDRFGRKIVMFATIALQAVSRFIQVFSPSWMVFCALYFIMGMGQVSNYIVAFVLGMEVLGPRTRTVFSTAAVSLFFGVGYMLLPLFAFFITDWRMLLLALMLPSGLCLPLWWFIPESPRWLLSQGRTEEAEAILRNAAEMNNIEPPTVIFSSLQNRVKTEERRPCNICDLLRSPNIRWISITLWVIWNTITIAYFALSLNTANLNGNAYFNCFLSALMEMPAYILSWVMFRWCSRRMSVFSSLSSGGLFLLIIQLVPAHLAALSITFEMLGKFAVSTAFAVVYAYTAELYPTVLRNTAVGACSMASRIGSIIAPFFIYLRTYSVSLPYILMGSLTAVAGLLSLLLPESFGMPLPDTISHMQQFPGCCQKTPNTKDEEKAAEEKSLVRRSSPQINQQP